TGTCTCcttgtcttctatcctgtacctttggtctacctgtctattttggtgccaataccatgctgttttttttttaactattgctctatagtagagtttaaggtctggtattatgatacatCCTCCATCACTCTTCTTGCCctggattgctttgactattgaGGATCTTTTGCTTTTGCAgataaagttcatgattgctttttctgtttctatgagaaatgttaTAAGGattgtaattggaattgcattaaatctgtatagtgcctttggaagtatggccattttgataatgttaattctgcctatccaagaacatgggggatctttccatcttctaaggtcttctgcaatttctttctttaatgttctatagttttcattgtagagatctttcacctctttggtttgattgatttccaagtattttattttattttatatttttattttagacaaatGGTatgcaacttgtttctctggttgcacatgaagtagaggcataccatttgtgtaaacacacatttacatagggtaatgatgtttgattcattctgttatttttctttcccccacccctcctacccctcccacccctcccacccctcttttgcctctatatcatcactccttcctccatttttatctccctcccaccccacattatgtatcatcatctgcttatcagtgagatcattcattctttgtttttttgggattggcttatgctttcagatgtttcatcacttatgtgtaaaaatgctttagatttatgcatgtttattttatatcctactagtttgctgaattcatttatgagatctagaaactttctggtggagttttttggatcctctaaatagagaatcctgtcatcagcaaatagtgacaacttgagttccaCTTTTCCTATTGgtaaccctttaatttcctttctgtctATTTTCTCTGGCTATTATTTCAAGGTCGATGCTGAAtggaagtgatgaaagagggcatccctgtcttgtttcagcttttaaagggaatgtgttctgtttttctccattaagaatgatgttggctgtgggattagcataaatagcctttaaaatgttgaggtatgttcctaccaatcctattttttctattgttttgagcatgaagtgctgttgtattttgtcaaatacttttttctgcatcaattgagataaccatatgattcttaaccttaagtctattgatgtgatgaattacatttatagatttctgaatgttgtgccaaccttgcattcctggaatgaaccccacttgatcgtggtgtactatcttctcaatatttttggatgtggtttgccaggatttttaaggatttttgcatgtatattaaTCAAagatattagtctaaaattttctttccttggtgtgtctttggcTAGTTGGGGTGTGAGGGTGattttagcttcatagaatgagtttggtagtgttccctccttttctatttcctggaattctttgagaagtattggaacaagtccttctttgaagttcttgtagaacttggttgagaatctggtcctgggttttcttggttggtagacttttgatggctactttctttcattgcttgatattgatctatttaaattgtgtatgtcttcctggttcagtttgggaggatcatgtctctagaaatttgttgatgtacttggtattttctattttgttggagtataagtattcaaagtagcttctcattttgttatgtatttcagtgttgtctgtcatgatagttccttttttatcatgaattctagtaatttgaattttctctctccttctctttgttactgtggctaagggtttgtctatttggtttagtttttcaaagaaccaactttttgttttgtcagttttttaaatcgttacttttgtttcaatttcattgattcagctctgattttaattatttcctgtcttctactatttttgtgttgttctattcttctttttcttggaatttgagctgtaatattaggtcatatagttgttgactttttattcttttctggaatgcactccatgcaatgaattttcctcttagtactgctttcagagtgtcccagagattttgatatgttgtatcattgttctcatttacctctaaatttttttatttccaccctgatgttttctattatctatacttcattcaatagcatattatttagtctccaggtgtttgagtaatttctgttttttattttttcattgatttctactctcagtccatgatgatctgatagaacacaaggcagtatttctatttttctgtatttcctaagggctgctttgtggcataacatatggtccattttcaagaaggttccatgtgctgctgagaagaaattgtatttgctcattgatggatggaatattgtatatatgtctattaagtctaagttattgattgtgttattgagttctatgatttctttgcttagtttttatttgaaagtttTAATCAGTGGTGACAGCGGTCACCCAAtaattgttttgtggtctatttgattactggaattgagaagaatttatttgatgtacatggatgtaccatgtttggggcataaatatttatgatcattatgtcttcctgatttatggttcccttaagcggTATGAagtgtctttctttatcccttctgactaactttggcttgaagtccacttcatgTGAAATAAGGAttgaaacccctgctttttactgAGTTTGTGTGGTTAGTAggtttttcccccatcctttcacctttagtctgtggatgtccttatctatgagatgagtctcttgaaggcagcatatagttgggtctttctttttaatccattctgccagtctactatgtcttttgattgatgagtttagaccattaatgttcaaggttattattgagatatgatttgtattcccagtcatttgggattatttttggtttttaacttgacttggtttctcctttggttttaCCTTTAAGGTTGTCCTTCCCTTTTCTgaactacattgttgtttttcatttcctcctcatggaatgttttgttgagaatattctgaagtgcaggctttctattagtaaattctttaaattttgtttatcatggaaggattttatttcatcctcaaacctgaaggttagtttctctgggcataggattcttggttggcaaccatgttcttacagagcttgaaatatgtttttccagggccttctagcttttagagtctgggctgaaaaatctgctgatatctgtattgttttccccctatttgtaatttgatgcttttctctgacaacctttaagattctatctttagtttgtatattaggcattttccttacaatatgccttggtgtggatctgttgtgatttgggcattttgtgttctgtacgattcttgtatttgacttttcatttcattcttcagatttgggaaattttctgattttatttcatggaataagttgttcattactttggtttgtaactctgtgccatcctcaatcccaataattctcaaatttggtcttttcatgatgtcccatagttcttggaggttcttttcatgatttcttattatcttctctgtttgggaaactttattttcaagtttaaatattttgtcttcattgtctgaggttctgtcttccaagaggtcaagtctgttggtgatactttccattgagttttgtatttggtttattgttttcttcattttaaggatttccttttgtataatttgagaatctctgtctctttgttgaaatgatcttttgtttcctgcagttgctctttaaactgtttattggagtgatctttcattgctgcatttgctctcttatctcatcctttgcttcacaaatcattttaattatgtatattctgaactccttttctgacatttcttctaccatgctgtcactggattctattaatattgaattgagttttgtttggatcattttattcccttcgtgtatgtgtgtgtgttgttcacatatcttctcTGCTAGCattgcagatctggggtattgcagatccCCCTATAGGCAtgtagtgaccctgcaggtttctaaAACCTTTTCTGATAGTGTGCTTTCAGGCTCCAGCAGGTATCTCAGGATGAgagttgccccacctaaagatgggagctatgacttccaggataatccaagatggccactctggcttctaAATATCTTGGCAAATGGGGAGCAGCAGCTCAGTGTGGTCATGATTGGCTCAAGGTCCTGGAGTCAGAGTTTGGTTAGTCAGGCAgtggtcctggagatggggtgtgGTGGGTCTGGTTGCGGGATTCTGGAGGTGGGGTACAGTCAGTCTAGGGttcctggtggtggggagcagtcagtctgtttggaggtcctggaggcagggagtggttAGTCAGGCTgtggggtcctggagatggggcttggtcagtctggccaggggtcctacaggtcctggctattgtctcaaaatggtggcagccttgtgtaaccaaacctgcaggcactgtgtcaatggacttccaggcaacagcaggcagctggcactccaccgGCCATCTGTGGTTGGTCTACCAGCTTCTGTTGGATGATGGGCAGGTGAAacttgggcagtgggtgatgagtaggtgaaaggtAGCAAGAGACAGGCAAGAGGCAAGCAGCAagatggcagatgataggcaccagttagtgagtaatctgcactcaaaaaatagtagatatgctggtagactgcaggtgctcacactagaaaaaatggggcaAACAGCatgggattgataagcagcaaagactacCTCACTGAGAAAGTTATCCTCTGCTTCCCAAATTGTGGAGGGAAAAGGAATGaagtctccctctagtctgccatctttgTTAATTCCCTTTattatattccattattttaACTAGTTGGATATGACCATTAATTAAGGCACTGCTAATGTGCATTTTGATTACTTCATTATTTAGAAGGTATACATGTACAACCTGTCTACAAGTTACCTGAACCAGTCCTcaattttcaattgtttcttagGTCATAATTTTAAGGGCAAAATTACCAAGAGCAATGATAGTATGAGGCAGTAGAATAAAAGATATGTGACATTGCAGCATTTCCCACAGTTCATTgtttgaaatattcagtgacaTAAAATACTGACATCTATTTAGAAAATTACcactaatatttttttcctttttctgattaaACAATACAACAAATCCATGATTTTCATGGCATGAATTAGCAAGGCCAGTCATTTTCCACATGTTCCTATACAATTTGGATCTGACATTTTGACCTCATAGGAGACACGTTACCTAGAATATGAAGAAACTATTGCTACCTAAGGCAATGTACCCTTGAAAGATTGAACAGCACAGATAGCTCCTGAACTGAATCCAAAACAATATGCCTCCTTCTTTGGATAAATTGCAAgatgtcacacacctgtaattccaggtactagggaagttgaggcaggaggatcacaagtttgaggccagtcttgaatAAATTAACAAGggtctaagcaacttattgagacactttaaaaaaagataaaaggttctggtgatatggctcagtgttaacTCACTGCTGGGTTCACTTCCTGGCCaaaccaaaaaccaaccaaacaaaaaataaaaaaaaaaaaagatttggaccCAATTCACTAAAGTGCCTTTAAACTATCAGAAAACTCTAAgaatcatcttttttattttttatatatttattttttaaacttgtttttatcataaacaaatgagatacatgttgtttctctgtccatgaagtaaaggcataccatttgtgcaatcatacatttacatagggtagtagttcttgaatcattctgttatttttttccttcctgccacccctgccaccccacttttcctttcatacagtccctccttcctgcatttttgccccctcccacccccattacatgtaatcatctgcttatcagtgagatcattcatcgtttggttttttgagattggcctatctcacttagcatgatattctccaatttcatccatttggctgcaaatgtcataatttcattattctttttggctgagaaatattccattgtattaatggaatatatatatatatatatatatatatatatatatcacagtttctttatccattcatcaattgtattttttgCATCTTGAGAATCATGACATAtgaaattccttttattttacagagtttttttcacagttttttaTAAGGTTACTGGAAACTctttttaaagagatatttttatACATGCATTTTTATGCTGTATCTTAGGTAACTGAGTACATTTACAGGTTGCAGTAATCAGATCATCTTAATAAGCATTTTCATCTCTTCAACTGTTAATTTTTCAATGTAttgggaattttattttgaaacacaattTCGGTCATTTTAACCTATACGTATCCAACTGTGCTAAAGATGTCTCTAAAGTGATTCCTCCATACTATTCCTGGTGCCTCTCTCCACACTCTTTCCACCTCTCTTCTCCCTGCTTTTCCCATTCTCTGGTGACCACCATTCCAATCTCTTCTATTGGTTTCACTTAGTACTTTCTACAAATGAATGAGAATATGTGGTGTTTGTCCTTTGGTATCaggcatatttcacttaacataaagaAGGTAATTTGTCACTTTTTGCTATGGTAAGGTACACATaacagaaatttatcattttgatcctttgtcttttcattccaTCAGTCTGTTTTATGTGTTGTTTTTAGATACACCTGGCACCAGAGTGTATTTTCACATGTTGTAAGtacatggggtgcaacccattacaattcagttcccattcttctggttgaacaGTTTGATGCTAAGAGTTCAGTCAGAGGCAGTAAGCACATTTATACTATTGTGAAAACATTCACCATCAATCTCCagcatttttccttttcccaaacTATCACTGTGTGGCTATCCAATAAGAACTCACTGACCCTCTTCCTCAGTTCATGCTAACTGTTCTATATTCTGTTTGTATCAGTTTCTACTCTCATTTTTACCTTATACATTAGAATCTTAGAACATTGGATAATTTCTGACTGGTCATTTGtaagaatgttttcaaaatttacaaattaCTTCTGTAGGCATTAATTGTTTTGTtccaggctgaataatattccatggtatgccCAGGCAATGTTTTGCTTATACATTCTTATGCTTTTGGACATTGATATGTTTCCAACATGGGCTCTTGCTAATAATGCTACTATGAGCATTACATATGGTAACTTGAGTTCTTACATTCAGTTCTTTTTAACAGATCGTTAAAAGGTCAATTGATGGATCAGGTGGTAATTCATGGCATTAAATATTGATgtatttatttaaggaaaaatacgCCTCATTGAAATACTCATTTAAAAGTACTGTACACTCTCCACATGTTTCTAATGGCTAACCCAGGCCATGAAGTTGAAACCCACCTCATAGAAACTTGTTGCAGGCACCAAGAAGATATGTTGGGCCTTTGCGTTATGTCCAAAATGAAAAGGATTGACCATTTTATAAACTATTTGCTGTTCATGTCCCAAAGCAGCTGATTTAACCAAACATGGATATCTCCATATTCACTTAATGCAGGCAGCATATATTCTATGCCATGATTTACTGTTCAGAAGCCAGTGTATTGGCACATTGAGAACTTATCTATCATCAGTAGTTAAGTTTGTGGTATCTTCaccaaataatatttgaaaaagttaatAATGTGTTTGTCAGTACAGATCAGTAGCAAAGGATTGATTGTGGCATAGCCATTTGAAACAATTAAATGAATATAGTGACAAACAGGGTCATTGTTCCACATAGTTCTTGAGGAGGAGAAGATGCTGTCCAAACAGTACATGAGCACGAAGAAGCTCATGAGCAGCAGGATGTTTGAGGTGGCCTTTTGTAGAGGGGATGCTTTTGGAGAAAGTTTGGAACTGTGAAGGTGCTGGAAATGCCTCTTATGTCTGCACAAGAGAGTCACCATATACACACTTGAGAGGGCCATGAGTCCTATAAGAAAGACATCCCTGAGTGCacctaacacagaaaataaatgtctgaggaAGTAAGTCATTTTTACAATTTTACAGGGTTCAGTAATAGGTACAATGCAATCTGAGGTCACATTGGAGATAGCAGTAGCAGAGAATGAGTAATGAGTACTGAAGGACATATAGAAGACCCACAAGAAAGCAAGGGAACACAGGATCTGATGTGGAGCTTTGTTTGAACTTTGCCAAGCTGGAGGTTCTGGGGCTGAGGGTAATGGCCTGGaggacactcagcaggcaggtggcacaAATGGAGAAGCCCCTCAAAAACCTGTTCAAGTAGATGATTGATTTACATTTGATGTCATCCCAAAAATACTGAGACAACATCTTATTTGTAATGATGTATAGCAAAATTGTCAGCATTCCTAGGTGTATTAGAGCCAAGAGACCAATGATCAAGTCAATGGGATTGAGCTTGTGCTGGAGAAGGAACATGAAGACgtggaagaaaaaaaggatggTGTTGGCTGGGATCCCAATgccaatttcaaagaaaaatgcattttttacgCTAGTATAATCATATAGTTGGTcgttctttttcatcttttatgcAAGGATCAAATAGTCaatatcttaggagaaaatgaagaaaaagactttatttcaaatagtaccACCTTTGAATTTCAGCCTATACTATTACCATCAGGAAATGTGTGAATTCACCCCAACACCCCTTTCCCACTTCCCCACTCAAGTGTCTCTGACATCCTCCAGATAGAATTTTCCTATCATCACCACATCACATCTGGATTACAGAACAGTTGTGGGACTCCCACTGTATATTGGATTCCTGTCCATTCAGAATTACCCAATGCTATTGAAAATAGTTGTTGATTATAATCTCATTGTGAGGTTTTCTGGACTGGTGCCTTTCTTGCTTTTCATCTTTCTCTCACATCAGCCTCAAGTACACACTGAAAATTCTGCAATTTTTGAGGAATTCAAATGGCAGTATTGCATGATAGGGAATTCTCTCTCAAGAAATGAATCTTGATGGAGTAGTTTTATATCTGGGTGTATTATTTCCCTGGTATCCTTGTTCTGGTTTATTAACaaacataatatctttaatacaCTAAATGAGCCAACATTGAGAATTACACACTCTAAgacacattgtttgaatttgtATCTGTGATTTCCCATTGAGTTCAAGTGTGATCCTAATCAGTCTAAGATTCTAACCTCTCATCATCTCATCTATAAAGTATGTTCAGTAATATTACCTGAATTCTCGAGTTATTATGtgtgcaagaaaaagaaataccataTATGAACATGCTTCTAACACATAATGACATTGGGAAATATTGGcaattatttgtttaattatgcagttcctcacacatgtgaCCTGGGAGatttaattcaatatattttaaataataactacCTCTGTTGTTgcctcaaaaatatttctataattttggaacatttgtcACTATCTCTACTAAGATCTTTGGTGGTATTTTAGTACTATTTTTGAATCCCAAGTGTAGCTATTCATCTTGTGTACATGTTATTATCATCACCAGAATAACTGTCCTGAGCCAAATCCAATTATTATATATTAGTAAGAATATATTCCAATGTTTTCTACTCAGTCATCTGGAAGTAATATAAGTCACAGTTAATATATAACCTGAGTTTTTTATTGTAAGGATATAAATACAGAACAAGAATTTGACCCACATCTGAAGGGTGTACCTCCAAAAGAGTTCCAATTGTCATCTCCAGGAAGCAATCAATTTTTCAGCTCTGAGGCACAAGTGTATACTTGATACAGAAAATTTGATGTTGGTATGCTAATGGACTATTTCCTGTACAAGTCATGCTTTGCTTTAATTCAAGTCTCTAAAATTGTAGATGTGTATTTTAAGTCATTTCCAGCcatacattgaaaaataaaagtcatcagAAAATCATGCATGTGAGGCTAAATCTTTCTATGGCTCTTAAGAGCATGTATATCTACAAGTTATGATTCAAggaccaggcacagtgatgcatgactctaatcccagtgactgaaaaggctgagacaagatttCAGGTACAAATTCAGCCTTAGCAACaggaaggtgctaagcaactcagcgagacactgtctctaaataaattacaaaataggggtggagatgtagctcagtggttgagtggtcctgagttcaatccctggtataaaaaaaagatattaagtgAAACCAGAAAAGTTGAGTATTCATGAAAATGGAATACCATGTAAAAATCTGATGTTATGTAGATACTTGGTTAAAACATTGaagtgttgatttttgttttgttttgtttttttggtttttatttctaatcTATTTGTCCTTGGCTATGGAATCTAGTATTATAATTCAACATGTGCATACAATGCATTTTGATCAAATGAGATCAATTTCCATCTTCTCAAACGTTATCACTTTTATGTTGAAAACCTACAAACCCTTCTtgggttattttaaatttatacctaATCATTATAGAGCATAATCTCCCTAATTTGCTATAAATCCTGATTTACTTTCaacttttactcttttttttggttgtttgtataaagttattttaatcaaGAGAGATATGGGCAAGGTTAAGGATAGAAAGGTAGGGTAgggtccttttttaaaatttattttgattcattgtacaccaatggagTACAACTGTTGTGTTTCTGGTTGTACTTGAAGTGgagtcacactatttgtgtaatcatacatgtacataaggtaatgtctccttctgctattttttgtttccccacccctgccctacccctctttttcctctacaaaatccatccttcctccattcttacctcgcTCACACCCCCCTTATatatcagcatctgcttatcaaagaattcattcagcctttggttttttggtattggcttgtgtcacttagcatgatattctgaaactgcattcatttacctgcaaataccataattttattcttctttaaggctgaataatattccattgtgaatatataccacagtttctttatccattcatcaattgaaggacatctaggttggttccacaatctgcctattatgaattgagcaactatgaacattgatgtggctgcatcactgtagtatgctgatttgaagtccttagggtataggcaaaggagtcggatagctgggtcaagtgctggttccattccaagttttctaaggaatctccaccttgctttccacagtggctgcactaatatgAAAcactaccagcaatgtatgagtgtaccttttcccccacatccttgccaacaactattattgcttgtattcttgacaatagctattctaattggggtgagattgaatcttagggtagttctgatttgcatttctctcattactacagatgttgaacattgtttcatatatctgttgactgcttgtagattttcttctgtgaattgtctgctcattttcttcactcatttattgattgggttatttgtattcttggtgtaatgttttttgagttatttatggATTctgagattattgctctatctgaagtatgtatggcaaagattttctcccactctgtaggctctctcttcacattgcttgtggtttcctttgctgacaaaatgcttttttcatttgaatctatGCCAATTATTgatcttgcttttatatcttgtgctttggaagtcatgttaaggaagtctggccctAAACCAATGTGAtgaggatttggacctactttttcttctataaggtgcagggcctttggtctgattccaaggttcttgatccattttgatttgagttttgtgcagggtgagaaattggggtttagtttcattttgctccatatggatttccagttttcccagcagcattcgttgaagaggctatcttttttccattgaatATCTTTTAGATCTTTTTAGAACTCATTGCCTATAACTTTCTCATTATTTTCCTGATCATAGATCTAGGAGATTTTTATCTTCTCAGTTTGTGTGTGATCAATATTTCAGGTTTAATGCATGAGTGCTAACATACAGTttttgtggaaaatgaaaagtCTCTACCACCACTAAAAAAGGACCATCATTTCCCCAAGTGATGATCAGATAAAATGCCACAATcttctccattcactcattcagtgttTTGGGGTTGTTACTCATGAtaagttcagaaaaaaattagaaagatataAATCAAATATCCATGTGTCCAAGACtttatggaatatattttacTACTAATACTTAGTTATCTTATTTTGTGACATCAGCATACATATAAATGGCATATGCCCATCATTATAAAGTTATTTGacataaatcaaatatttatgtgtatttttatagtataattttaaaCAGACTGATATTATCATgtgttaaatacattttaaaaattctattcctTTAGGcacaggagtctgagacaggaggattccaatttcaaaagcaattctcagtaacttaacaagtctctaagcaacttagtgaaactcctcctcaaaattaaaaacaaagatatttgagtatgtgactcagtgttgAACCCTAacactgggttcagttcctggtaacaaaaaaaataattaaaattgccttctctcaacaacaaaaattgcattatgaaacaaaacaaaagcatttgCATTATAATACATCATTTCTGTGAAATACACAATctgctttaatttatttttaatatttgagtcTTACAAAAACAAGCATTAAAACACTCattgaatgaaatgttttaatcACCTGTGTCCAAAGGCCATTGAATGACAATAAGTTCACTGTGGTGGAAGAATCTGCAGTCCTGGAAATAGGAATAATGAAAAGTAGGAGTGTATAGATGTCATGGATTTGCAATAATTAGGAAATCATGGAGTCATTTGGTCATGGCCTTAAAACTGGTGGAAAATTGTTTTCTGCAAGTGAATTTTTGTATTAGTAAGAGTAAAAACAAACTATTTCCTGATGCAAacatgaaagaaagggaaacaatTTGATTTAATCCTAAGTAAAACTATTCTTTCTCCATGTAGTGCCCAGAGATAGcccaggaaaataattttcttgtcaGTAAATGCTGCACACCTAgtatatatgattacattatGTAAACATATCACAGTGATACTGTAAAAAATGTTCTATACTAATATCCATGCATATATACCATTGTTTTTAGAAAGCATCCTGGGGAATGGGAACCACTCATAAAGGAACTAAGTGATATCCTGTGGTATGTCCCTTCCCAGCTGCCCATTACACTCACACCTAGCATTGCAGAGTCTAGAATATCAGGGGACAGAACACAAGCTCTTTGCCATCAATTGGGTGATCTGGGAAACACTCCTCAAATTAGGTCCTTAGGGGTGATCTGCCAAATTGGTACCTGG
This DNA window, taken from Sciurus carolinensis chromosome 19, mSciCar1.2, whole genome shotgun sequence, encodes the following:
- the LOC124971149 gene encoding vomeronasal type-1 receptor 90-like translates to MKKNDQLYDYTSVKNAFFFEIGIGIPANTILFFFHVFMFLLQHKLNPIDLIIGLLALIHLGMLTILLYIITNKMLSQYFWDDIKCKSIIYLNRFLRGFSICATCLLSVLQAITLSPRTSSLAKFKQSSTSDPVFPCFLVGLLYVLQYSLLILCYCYLQCALRDVFLIGLMALSSVYMVTLLCRHKRHFQHLHSSKLSPKASPLQKATSNILLLMSFFVLMYCLDSIFSSSRTMWNNDPVCHYIHLIVSNGYATINPLLLICTDKHIINFFKYYLVKIPQT